The Kribbella shirazensis genomic interval CGTCGCCGGCCTTGTGCTGGTGAACGGCGCCGACATGCTCTGGTTCTCGGTCGGCTACACCGTCGGCTACCTGATGCTGCTGGTCCTGGTCGCGGCTCCGCTGCGCCGGTCCGGTGCGTACACGCTCCCCGACTTCGCCGAGACCCGCTTCGAGTCGGCCGCCGTACGACGGATCTGCGCCGGACTCGTGGTCGGTATCGGGACGCTCTACCTGCTGCCCCAGCTGCAAGGAGCCGGCCTCGCGGTGCAGACCGTGACGGGCGCTCCGCCGCATGTCGGTGCTGCGATCGTCGCGGTGATCGTGGTGATCAACGTCGCCGCGGGCGGAATGCGTTCGATCACCTTCGTCCAGGCGTTCCAGTACTGGCTCAAGCTGACCGCACTGGCGATGCCGATCTTCGTCATCCTGCTCCTCTGGCACCAACCGGTCGGCGTCCTCGACTCGCTGCACGGCGCGGCCGCCGAGTGGGCCGAGCCGCTGTCCCGCGCCGGGGGTCGCGACCACCCGCTGTACGCGACCTATTCGTTGCTCCTGGCCCTTTGTTTCGGGACGATGGGGCTTCCGCACGTCCTGGTCCGCTTCTATACGAACCCCGACGGCCGGGCGGCCCGCCGTACCACTGTCGTCGTCCTCGCGTTGCTCGGGATGTTCTACCTCTTCCCGCCGATGTACGCGATCCTCGGGCGGACGTTCGCGCCGGATCTGGTGGACGCGGGCGGCGATACCGTCGTACTCGAGCTGCCCGGACGCGTTTTCCCTGGTACAGCAGGGGATCTGCTCGGTGCACTGGTCGCGGCAGGGGCGTTCGCGGCGTTCCTGTCGACGTCGTCGGGGTTGACGGTCGCGATCGCCGGGGTGATCGACCAGGACCTGTTGCGGAGCCGGCTGCACCGGTGGAGCGGCGGAGACTACGTCGCGGTGAACAGCTTCCGGATCGCGTCGCTGCTCGCGATGATCGTCCCGTACCTGGCGTTCACGGCGACGGGCGCGCTGAGTCTCGCGGACACCGTCGGGCTCGCGTTCGCGCTCGCCGCGTCGACGTTCTGCCCGTTGCTGGTGCTGGGGATCTGGTGGCGGCGGATGTCGACGACCGGCGCCGCGGCCGGGTTGGTGGTCGGCGGGATCGCGGCCAGCGCGGCCGCACTGGTGAACGTGCTGGGCGCACCACAGGGCGGTTGGCCGCGCGCGCTCGTCGGGCAGCCGGCCGCGTGGACGATGCCGCTCGCGTTCCTCACGGTGATCGTGGTCTCCCGGCTCACCCCGGACCGCATCCCGGCAGGCACCGCCCGCAGCATGGTCCGCCTGCACACCCCCGAGGCCGTCAACGTGGATCGCCGACCGTTCGTCGCGTGATACCTACCGCTCGCCGCAGTTGAGTGATCCACCGAACGACTGGTGTGCTCCGCTGAGCGACCGGTGCCCGCCGGTGCTGTCAAGACCCCCGTGACCCGCGCCACAGTACGAGACAGCAACCCCCGCCGGCCTCGACACCCGCCCGGCTCGATCCCCTCCCTGGAGGCTCGCGATGAGTGAGATGCGCGATCGCGAACTGTCGACGTACCGAGACGTCCAGTTGTCACCGGACTTCTCCGAACTGCGTCGCCGGTTCCGGCGCTTCGTGTTCCCGATGACCGCGTTGTTCCTGGTCTGGTACTTCGTCTACGTCCTGCTCGCCGACTACGCGCACGGCTTCATGTCGTACCGGATCGGCGGCAACATCAACGTGGCGCTGCTGCTCGGCCTCGGCCAGTTCGTGTCGACGTTCGCGATCACGATGATCTACGTCCGCTGGGCGGATCGCCGGGTCGACCCGGACGCCGAGAAGTTGCGTCACCAGATCGAGGGAGAGCCGCAGTGACCGCCCCGCTGATGTTGCCCATGGCAACCGATATCGGTAACCCGACCGTCAACATCCTGATCTTCGGGCTGTTCGTGCTGGCCACGCTGGCGATCGTGTTCAAGGCGTCGCGGAACAACAAGACCGCGGCCGACTTCTACGCCGGCGGCCGGTCGTTCACCGGCCCGCAGAACGGCGTCGCGATCGCCGGCGACTACCTGTCCGCCGCGTCCTTCCTCGGCATCGCCGGCGCGATCGCGCTGAACGGGTACGACGGCTTCCTGTACTCCATCGGCTTCCTGGTGGCCTGGCTGGTCGCCCTGCTGCTGGTCGCCGAACTGCTGCGGAACACCGGCCGCTTCACGATGGCCGACGTACTGTCGTTCCGCCTCAAGCAGCGGCCGGTCCGGATGGCGGCCGCGATCTCGACCCTCGGCGTCTGCTTCTTCTACCTGCTGGCGCAGATGGCAGGCGCCGGGGGTCTCGTCGCCCTCCTGCTCGGTGTCTCCGGCCGGGCCGGGCAGAGCATCGTGATCGCCGTGGTCGGCATCCTGATGATCACTTACGTGCTCGTCGGCGGCATGAAGGGCACCACCTGGGTGCAGATCGTCAAGGCCGTGCTGCTCGTCATCGGCGCCGGCATCATGACGCTCTGGGTGCTGGCGAAGTACACCTTCAACCTGTCCGGCCTGCTCGGCGCGGCGGTCGAGAACAGCCCCGCGGCCGGCGAGAAGCTGCTGAACCCGGGCCTGCAGTACGGCCTCACCGGTGTCACCAAGCTGGACTTCCTCTCGCTCGCACTCGCGCTGGTACTCGGCACCGCCGGTCTGCCGCACGTACTGATGCGGTTCTACACCGTGCCGGACTCCAAGGAGGCGCGGCGCAGCGTCAGCTGGGCGATCTGGATCATCGGCATCTTCTACCTGTTCACGCTGGTGCTCGGGTACGGCGCCGCGGCGATCGTCGGCCCCGACGCGATCAGGGCCGCACCCGGCAAGGCGAACTCGGCCGCTCCACTGCTCGCGTTCGCACTCGGCGGCGAGATCCTGCTCGGCGTCATCTCGGCGGTCGCGTTCGCGACGATCCTCGCCGTGGTGGCCGGGCTGACGATCACCGCGAGTACGTCGTTCGCGCACGACATCTACGGCCAGATCATCAAGAAGGGCCAGATCAGCGGCGACGGCGAGGTCCGCGTGGCCCGCTACACCGCGGTCGTGATCGGCATCGTCGCGATCGTCGGCGGCATCTTCGCGAACGGGCAGAACATCGCGTTCCTGGTGGCGCTCGCGTTCGCGGTCGCGGCCAGCGCGAACCTGCCGACGATCCTGTACTCGCTGTTCTGGCGCCGCTTCAACACCCGCGGCGCGCTGTGGAGCATCTACGGCGGCCTGGCCTCGACGATCATCCTGATCATCTTCAGCCCGGTCGTCTCCGGCAAGGTGGACAAGAAGACCGGCGCCAGCCTGTCGATGATCACCGACACCAACATCGACTTCCACTGGTTCCCGCTGGACAACCCCGGCATCGTCTCGATCCCGCTGGCCTTCCTGCTCGGCTGGCTCGGCACCATCACCAGCAAGGAACAGGTCGACGTCGACCGCTTCGCCGAAATGGAGGTCCGCTCCCTCACCGGCGCGGGCGCCGAGAAGGCAGTCCACCACTGAGACCTGTCAGGCAGGCCCTGCTGAATCCAAGCGAACCTGCCTGACAGCCCCACCCCCGCCCCCGAGACGGACCCGGCACCCTCCCGCCGGGTCCGTCTTCTGCGTCCAGCTCGACGCAATTGCGACAACCCCCGGGGTCTGGAGACACGCAGTACCTTGTCTCGACAGTCCGCCGCCTGTCGCAGCTCGGGATGGATTGACGCGTAGGAAGTTTCCTACGTATTGTGCGGGTATGGCTATCAACACCGTGAAGACCGTGACCGTGTTCGTGTCCGACCAGGACGCCGCTCGTGACTTCTATGTCGATGCCCTCGGCATGGAGGTGAAGGCCGACCAGACCTTCGGCGACAACCGCTGGCTCGAGGTGGGTGCGCCTCGGGGCACCACGCTCGTGCTGCACAAGCCGTTCCCGGGGATGAGCGCCGGCGGCGGGCAGGGGACGCTGCTCGCCAGCGACGACCTCGACGCCGACATCGCTCGTCTGCAGGCCGCGGGTGTGGTCGTCGACGGTCCCAACGAGCTGCCGTGGGCAACGCAGGCGACGTTCTCCGACCCGGACGGCAACGGCTACGTACTGCAGGGCTGAACCTTGCCCCGACGCGTCAAGAGCGGACCGCTGGACGAGGTGTTCGCCGCGCTCGCCAACCCCACCCGCCGAGACATCCTGGACGCGCTCCTCGACGGGGAACACACCGCCGGGGAGCTCGCCGGGAAGTTCGACATGGCCCGTCCCAGCGTCTCCGAGCATCTCCGCGCGCTGCGGGAGACCGGTCTGGTCGAAGAGCGGGCTGAAGGACGCCACCGTTTCTACCGGGTCACCGGCGAACCGATGGCGGAGCTGATCGACTGGCTGACCCCGTACGAGAGATTCTGGCGTGACCGGATGATCGCGCTCGGCGGCGTCCTCGACCGGATGGACGACGATGACGACGAATGACGACCTCACCACGATCGAGGTCGACCAGTACTTCCCCCATCCGCCGGCGAAACTCTGGCGCGCGTTGACGACACCGGACCTGATGGCGCAGTGGCTGATGCCGAACGACTTCGAACCCGTCGTCGGCCACCGCTTCACCTTCCACGGACGCCCGGTCGTGCAGACCGGATTCTCCGGGCAGATCGCCTGTCAGGTGCTGGAGCTGACCCCGCCCAAGCGGTTACGGATCAGCTGGGCCGACGCCGACGATCCCGGCTCGATGCCGACGGAGGTCGCCTGGACCCTCCAACCCGAGGGCCAGGGCACCCGCCTGATCCTCGAACACTCCGGCTTCGACCCTGACGACCCAACCCAACAGCTCGTCCGCCGCCTGATGAACGGCGGCTGGCGCAGCCACGTACTCCGCCGCCTGACCGACGTACTACAGCCCGTCGTGTGCGTCAGGACTGGAATTTGAGCGTGGGCCAGAGTTTGTAGAAGGCGTCGCGGGAGCTGGTGCCGCGGGCTTCCTCGGCGGCGTGCAGGCGGCCGTAGGTGAAGGGGTTGCCGCCCTCGGCGTACACCTGCAGGGCCAGCTGGCGTAGGAGGTCGCGCGAGACGACGGAGTCCTGGTGTTCGCCGAGGACCTCCTGGACTTCCTCGGCCCGCGCGGCCAGCTCGGCGGCCTCGTCGCCCAGGACGGGTACGGCGGACTCCGCGGCGTACCGCAGTCGCTTGGCGGCCTTGCGGACCTCGTGGAGCTCGTGGTCCTGCTCCGCGTCCGTCTCGGCGTCCTGCGAACGGCGTACTGCCTTCCGCATCCGCCGGTAGTCGTGGTCGAGCAGCTCGCCGATCTGCTTGCTCGCCTTCCGGTCGTCGCCGGTGACCGGCGGCTTCGCGACCAGCTCGTCCAGCGCGTCGAGCAGCCGGAAGTACCGCGGACTCTCCAGCGCGGCGAGCGCCCCCGCGCGTCCTTCCTTGTAGACCTGCCGCAGATGGTCGTCGATCCGCCCGGCGACCCGGCCCATCACGAGCTCGACCGGCTGTTCGGCGACCTCGGCCGCGAAGTGCTCGCGCTGCACCTCCGCGTCCCGCGCCGCGCCGAGCTCACCCGCGAGCCACTTCAGCTCGGCGCGCAGCTCGTCACCGGCCGCGCGGTCGACGGCCGGGCGGTACGTCGCCAGCGCCGACCGCAGCCGCCGCGTCGCGACCCGGAACTTGTGGATCGAGTCCGGCACGTCCCGCCGTACCTCGGGGTCCCGCTCCCGGATCGCCTGCACCTGCGCACCGGCGTACGCGCGGAACAGGTCCGACGTCCGCGGCTTCTTCGGCAAGGTCCAGTCGTCGTACGACGGAACGCGATCGCCGAGTGCCCTGGCCAGCTTGCTCGGACCGCTCGCCGGACGCGCGCCCGCGGACTTCAGCAGCTCGCCCGCGTCCTCCAGCAGCAGCTCGTCGCCGCCGACGAGCTCGACCTCCCACTCGCGCCAGCTCTCCGGCTCACCACCCTCGACCGTCGCGGTCACCTGGTCGTCGGCCAGCTCCGCGAGGACCTCACCGGCATCGTCGAGCAGCCGATGCACGATGCGCCGGGTCCGCAACGTCACGACCGGCGTCAACGGGTGGTCGCGGACGTGCACCCGGACCGTGCGGACGACCGCGATCGGTACGCCCGTCGAACGGCCGAGTGGATGCCGGACCTCGAGCCGCCCACCGGACGACCCCGGGAACTTCACGTGCCACCCGTCGTCCTCGCCCCCGGTGCGGCGGCGCAGCGTCACCTTGTGCGCGGCCAGGTCGAGGTCGGCGGTGTCGTAGTACACGGCCTCGAGGTCGAGCTCGACCGGTTGCGCGACCCGCGCGACTCCGGGCAGTTCGTGCAGCGCCGGCAGCATCACGCTGTCGTCGACGTCGTACTTCGTCTCGATCTCGAGCTGTTCAGTCGGTGGCATCCTTCTTGTTTACCAGGCGTTCATGAACTCGTCAGGCGAGTGCGCGCAGATCGGCGACCAGTCGCTCCAGATCGCGGTCGGTGACACCACCTGGCGTCGGGCGGATCTGCTTGCGCTGGTTGCGATTCAGAGCCCAGCAGATGAGGGCAACGAGGACTGTCAATTCGATCATGTCCGGCCAACTCCTTTGAAGAACGTGTAGTGAAAGGTGCCGCCGGGTTCGGCGGCCTGGTCCAGGTCACGGGTGCCGGCGGCCCATTCGGCCTCGGTCCGCAGTCCGGCGGCGATGGCGCGGTCGCGGACGGACTCGACCATCGCGATGAACGTCTTGCGGGTGAAACCGTCGACCAGGTGCGGGAGGTTCTGGTCGGCGTAGACGGTGCGCGGACCGACCTGTACGTCGTCGTACCCGGCCTGCTCGAGCAACGGCTGCAGCCGGCGGCCGATCAGCGCGTCACCGCCCGCGGCAGCCTGCAGGTCGACGAGACAGTCGATGACGGCTTGCGCCCGCGTACTGCGCGGATGGAAGAAGGCGGACCCGTGGTCGCCCTCGATGACGGTGATCGTGCCGCCGGGCTTCAACAGGTTGCGGAGCCGGACGAGGGCGTCACCGGGATCGGCGAGGTGTTCGAGAACGAAGCAGACGAAGACGTGGTCGAACTTCTCGTCGCCGAGTTCGCGCAGGTCCGCGTGCCGCCAGTCGACCGTCGCGTGCGGCGCCTGCTCGGCCACGCGGGCCTTCGCCTGGCCGAGCGACTCCTCGGAGATGTCGATCGAGGTGAGCTCGATGCCGGGGCTGCGGGTGACGAGCTGGACGGTCTGCGCACCCACGCCGCAGCCGGCCTCCAGCACCCGGCTGCCGGGCCGGTACGTGGTGCCGCCGTGGAGCAGGTCGGCCAGGGTGCCGGCCTGGTCGGTCAGCCGGCGCGTCTCCGCCGGGGTGTAGCCGTGGACGTAGTCGGTTCCCATACCTCCACGGTCGCGCGACAATGGTCCTGTGAACAGGTCCAATCCGGCGAGAAGTGGCAGGTCCAATGGCGGGGCCGACTTCCTGCAGCTCGACCCGTCCGAGGCACCCGCGGGAGGACTCGCGGACTGGCTGACCGATCGCCTCCGGACCGCGATCTCCACCGGTCACCTGCCGGTCGGCGCCCGGCTGCCCGCCACCCGCACCCTTGCCACCGACCTCGGCATCTCCCGCGGCGTCGTCACGGAGACGTACCAGCGCCTGACCGAAGACGGCCAGATCGCCGGGCAAGGCCGCCGCGGCACGGTCGTCGTCGCGGCCCCGCTGCGCACCGCGACCGAACCGGCCCGACAGACCGGCCGGGACCCGGTTCTGCGAGACGAGGAATCGCTCCTGTCGCGTCCCGGCCTGGACGCGTTCGACCGGTTGCGGGACCTCCCGGCGCACATCGATCTGACGCCGGGCGTGCCGGACCTGGCGGCGTTTCCGCGCGCCGCCTGGATGCGGGCGGAGCGAGCGGTGCTGAGCGATCTGCGGTCCGCGGACTTCGGGTACGGCGACCCCGCCGGCACAGCGGCGCTCCGCCGGGCAGTCGCGGCCTGGTTGGCGCAGTACCGCGGGATCGCGGCGGACCCCGACGACCTGATCATCGTGGCCGGCGTCGCGCAGGCCATCGGGCTCGTCGCGCAAGTCCTCTCCCAGCACGACACCCACGAGATCGCGGTCGAGGATCCCGGCTCGCTCGGCTCCCGCCAGCACCTGCAGAACTGGGGCCTGCGGACCCTGCCCATCCCCGTCGACGACCGCGGGCTGCGGGTCGACGTACTGCGTGATTCCGGCGCCGAGGTCGTGATGGCGACGCCGGCGCACCACTTCCCGACCGGCGTCGTCCTGGACGGTGAACGCCGGCGCGAACTCATCCACTGGGCGAAGGACGGCGGTCTGATCCTCGAGGACGACTACGACGCGGAGCACCGGTACGACCGCCCGCCGGTCCCGGCCCTGCGCGCGATGCTGCCTGACCAGGTGATCTACGCCGGCAGTATCTCCAAGCTGCTCGCCCCGGCGCTGCGGATCGGCTGGATGCTGGCGCCGACGCGGTACAAGGAGGAACTGATTGCCCGGAAACGTCTGGCCGACCTCGGCAACGCGGGCCTCCCGCAGCTCACCCTCGCGCATCTGATGGAGTCCGGCGAACTCGAACGCCAGCTCCGCTTCCTACGCCGCCGGCACCGCACCCGCCGCGACGCGATGGTCACCGCGATCCGCAACCACTTGCCCACCGCAACCATCCACGGTGCCGCCGCCGGCCTGCATCTCACCATCACGTTCGCCGACGACACCGACGACGCCGCCCTGGCCGCGGCCGCCCTGGACCGAGGCGTGAAATGCCACCCGCTGTCGTGGCACTGCCAACTCCCCCACGCCCCCGGCCTGGTCCTCGGCTACGCCGCCCGCACCCCCACCGACATCACCGCGGCCATCGCCCAGTTGGGGACCGTTCGACAGGAGGTGTCCGGCCGGCGGCCCGCACCCGGCGCATGCTGAGGCGGGAGAAGGTGTCTACGTGCCCACATACCTCCTAATGGGTGTTACCGGGTCGGTCGCTGGCAGACTCGGTGGCTGGTAGCCGCTGGCGGGTGAGCACTCATACCTCCTGGACTGTTTGAGTCCTGACGACAGAGCGTGCCCTCGCTGGTGGTGCGGGAGATTGTAGGGCTGATGGGGTGTCGTGCCCACCGCTGCTGGTTGGTTGGTGTGAGCACTGATCCATTAGGGCGCTCAAGGTCTCTCGCGGGCTGCCGGGATTGGTCGGGAGGCGATGGGAGAGTTGTTGTGTTGTTTGTGGGTGACGACTGGGCCGAAGGGCATCACGACCTGCAGGTCGAGGACGACCAGGGCCGGGTCCTGGCCCGTGGGCGGGTGGACGAGGGCATTGCCGGGATGGTTCGG includes:
- a CDS encoding CYTH and CHAD domain-containing protein, encoding MPPTEQLEIETKYDVDDSVMLPALHELPGVARVAQPVELDLEAVYYDTADLDLAAHKVTLRRRTGGEDDGWHVKFPGSSGGRLEVRHPLGRSTGVPIAVVRTVRVHVRDHPLTPVVTLRTRRIVHRLLDDAGEVLAELADDQVTATVEGGEPESWREWEVELVGGDELLLEDAGELLKSAGARPASGPSKLARALGDRVPSYDDWTLPKKPRTSDLFRAYAGAQVQAIRERDPEVRRDVPDSIHKFRVATRRLRSALATYRPAVDRAAGDELRAELKWLAGELGAARDAEVQREHFAAEVAEQPVELVMGRVAGRIDDHLRQVYKEGRAGALAALESPRYFRLLDALDELVAKPPVTGDDRKASKQIGELLDHDYRRMRKAVRRSQDAETDAEQDHELHEVRKAAKRLRYAAESAVPVLGDEAAELAARAEEVQEVLGEHQDSVVSRDLLRQLALQVYAEGGNPFTYGRLHAAEEARGTSSRDAFYKLWPTLKFQS
- a CDS encoding VOC family protein, translating into MAINTVKTVTVFVSDQDAARDFYVDALGMEVKADQTFGDNRWLEVGAPRGTTLVLHKPFPGMSAGGGQGTLLASDDLDADIARLQAAGVVVDGPNELPWATQATFSDPDGNGYVLQG
- a CDS encoding cation acetate symporter; protein product: MSPALSLTAIGLVVLATIAIGLFGLRISRTTSDFYVASRAVTPRWNASAISGEYLSAASFLGVAGLVLVNGADMLWFSVGYTVGYLMLLVLVAAPLRRSGAYTLPDFAETRFESAAVRRICAGLVVGIGTLYLLPQLQGAGLAVQTVTGAPPHVGAAIVAVIVVINVAAGGMRSITFVQAFQYWLKLTALAMPIFVILLLWHQPVGVLDSLHGAAAEWAEPLSRAGGRDHPLYATYSLLLALCFGTMGLPHVLVRFYTNPDGRAARRTTVVVLALLGMFYLFPPMYAILGRTFAPDLVDAGGDTVVLELPGRVFPGTAGDLLGALVAAGAFAAFLSTSSGLTVAIAGVIDQDLLRSRLHRWSGGDYVAVNSFRIASLLAMIVPYLAFTATGALSLADTVGLAFALAASTFCPLLVLGIWWRRMSTTGAAAGLVVGGIAASAAALVNVLGAPQGGWPRALVGQPAAWTMPLAFLTVIVVSRLTPDRIPAGTARSMVRLHTPEAVNVDRRPFVA
- a CDS encoding aminotransferase class I/II-fold pyridoxal phosphate-dependent enzyme, producing the protein MNRSNPARSGRSNGGADFLQLDPSEAPAGGLADWLTDRLRTAISTGHLPVGARLPATRTLATDLGISRGVVTETYQRLTEDGQIAGQGRRGTVVVAAPLRTATEPARQTGRDPVLRDEESLLSRPGLDAFDRLRDLPAHIDLTPGVPDLAAFPRAAWMRAERAVLSDLRSADFGYGDPAGTAALRRAVAAWLAQYRGIAADPDDLIIVAGVAQAIGLVAQVLSQHDTHEIAVEDPGSLGSRQHLQNWGLRTLPIPVDDRGLRVDVLRDSGAEVVMATPAHHFPTGVVLDGERRRELIHWAKDGGLILEDDYDAEHRYDRPPVPALRAMLPDQVIYAGSISKLLAPALRIGWMLAPTRYKEELIARKRLADLGNAGLPQLTLAHLMESGELERQLRFLRRRHRTRRDAMVTAIRNHLPTATIHGAAAGLHLTITFADDTDDAALAAAALDRGVKCHPLSWHCQLPHAPGLVLGYAARTPTDITAAIAQLGTVRQEVSGRRPAPGAC
- a CDS encoding methyltransferase, encoding MGTDYVHGYTPAETRRLTDQAGTLADLLHGGTTYRPGSRVLEAGCGVGAQTVQLVTRSPGIELTSIDISEESLGQAKARVAEQAPHATVDWRHADLRELGDEKFDHVFVCFVLEHLADPGDALVRLRNLLKPGGTITVIEGDHGSAFFHPRSTRAQAVIDCLVDLQAAAGGDALIGRRLQPLLEQAGYDDVQVGPRTVYADQNLPHLVDGFTRKTFIAMVESVRDRAIAAGLRTEAEWAAGTRDLDQAAEPGGTFHYTFFKGVGRT
- a CDS encoding SRPBCC family protein, which produces MTTNDDLTTIEVDQYFPHPPAKLWRALTTPDLMAQWLMPNDFEPVVGHRFTFHGRPVVQTGFSGQIACQVLELTPPKRLRISWADADDPGSMPTEVAWTLQPEGQGTRLILEHSGFDPDDPTQQLVRRLMNGGWRSHVLRRLTDVLQPVVCVRTGI
- a CDS encoding cation acetate symporter, with the translated sequence MLPMATDIGNPTVNILIFGLFVLATLAIVFKASRNNKTAADFYAGGRSFTGPQNGVAIAGDYLSAASFLGIAGAIALNGYDGFLYSIGFLVAWLVALLLVAELLRNTGRFTMADVLSFRLKQRPVRMAAAISTLGVCFFYLLAQMAGAGGLVALLLGVSGRAGQSIVIAVVGILMITYVLVGGMKGTTWVQIVKAVLLVIGAGIMTLWVLAKYTFNLSGLLGAAVENSPAAGEKLLNPGLQYGLTGVTKLDFLSLALALVLGTAGLPHVLMRFYTVPDSKEARRSVSWAIWIIGIFYLFTLVLGYGAAAIVGPDAIRAAPGKANSAAPLLAFALGGEILLGVISAVAFATILAVVAGLTITASTSFAHDIYGQIIKKGQISGDGEVRVARYTAVVIGIVAIVGGIFANGQNIAFLVALAFAVAASANLPTILYSLFWRRFNTRGALWSIYGGLASTIILIIFSPVVSGKVDKKTGASLSMITDTNIDFHWFPLDNPGIVSIPLAFLLGWLGTITSKEQVDVDRFAEMEVRSLTGAGAEKAVHH
- a CDS encoding ArsR/SmtB family transcription factor gives rise to the protein MPRRVKSGPLDEVFAALANPTRRDILDALLDGEHTAGELAGKFDMARPSVSEHLRALRETGLVEERAEGRHRFYRVTGEPMAELIDWLTPYERFWRDRMIALGGVLDRMDDDDDE
- a CDS encoding DUF485 domain-containing protein, which translates into the protein MSEMRDRELSTYRDVQLSPDFSELRRRFRRFVFPMTALFLVWYFVYVLLADYAHGFMSYRIGGNINVALLLGLGQFVSTFAITMIYVRWADRRVDPDAEKLRHQIEGEPQ